From the genome of Nicotiana tabacum cultivar K326 chromosome 17, ASM71507v2, whole genome shotgun sequence:
TTCTATGTAGTCTATTTGTACTCTGGATAATGGATCTACTGTGCTGTAAATTTAATATCACATGAATGTAGTTCTTCTAGTTGAAGTTTCAGTGCTAATTTCTGGCTTTTTCTCGATGCAGGAGATGTCATATAACAACTATCTGGACGCCGATGCAGCTTGGAATTGTGTGTGTGAGTTTAATAAACCAACATGTGTGGTTGTGAAGCATACAAATCCTTGTGGAGTAGCATCACGGAATGATATCATTGAAGCATATAGGCTAGCTGTAAAAGCAGATCCAGTTAGTGCATTTGGTGGTATAGTAGCCTTCAATGTCGAAGTTGATGAGGTAAAGTTGCTCAATGGACCTTTTCAGATACATAATTTGAGTCTTTTTGTTAATCATGATCTTGctgttggttttttttttctttttttcttctagaAACCTAAATGGGCAATAATGCATTGTGTTGTCAGACTACACTTTTTGATAGTGATAGGGCCATTAGTTCCCTCCTCTCATATCAATATTTAAGTGGAAAAACAATGAAAAAGAGGATCTGGGTAACACATTGAAGTGATTAGGTTCTACCATCATCACCTAGCATTCCTTATTTGGAATCTTTGAAGAGCTAATCTGAACAATGTGTTTGCACTGCTGTATAGTGCATTATCTTTGTTATGTCCTATTAATCTTTTTCTGTTATATGGTTTTATTGAGAAAGAACGTTCAAGATATGCTTTATATCTTGTTAGTACAATAtaccttttcaaaaatagaagtAATCTTGTAGTTCCCCTCATGGGAAGAGGTGACTGCTTGTAAATATAGGGAGAAGATCTACcgatcaaaaaaataaaaaataaaataaaaaaaaatatagcaagAGGATCTGGAGAATGAATTCTGTGAGCTCCCCTCATGGTTTTGGGGTATGAAGGCATATGTGCAGTCTCAGTCACTCTTTGAAGTTTGAAGCAAATACTGTGATTAAAATGGGGGACGGAAGAAGTACAAAGTTCTGACAAGACGCTTGGCTGGGCCATACTCCCCTCAAAATTGAACTTCCTGAATTGTATAATCTGATAGTGGATACAGAAGTTGCAATGCTTGGAAATGCTTGGAACCTTAATTTTAGAGGGCAGTGTTTTGACTGGGAGGTGGATAGGCTAGTTCAGCTGATATAAGTGCCAAAACAATTCCATATAAATCCAGAAGCTATAGATTCACTTAGGTGGAGAAGACAAGGCAATGAGGTATTCTCTGTAGGGTCATGCTATAAAAGGTTAAACAATGGGTGTGGTAGCACTCCTCAACGGCTACTGAAGATGATTTTGAAAAAAGTTGCTCCCTACAAAGTAGCATGTTTATGCGCGTTGCTGCCTATGAAGCTAACGTCACCCAAAGTAATCTACAGCGAAGGGGTCTGCCTTTGTGCAGcagatgttttttttttgttatgaaGATGAGGTGACTTGCAATCACTTGTTCTTACATTATCGGGCAACAAACAAGTGTGGGGGCTGTTTTTCAGCATTTTTGGACAGAATGTAATTATGCATCAATTGTTAAAAGACCTACTGATTTGTTGGAGGTGCTGCTGTCCTAGTAAGACAATTAATGCTGGATAACTATTTTTGCTTGTGTCTGTTGGTACTTTGGAAAGAGAAGAATGCAAGGCGTTTTGATGGAAAGAATAGCTCAGTTCAGATCTAGAAATATTGGTGTTCTGGCCTATTGGCAGCTTCATGTAATCTATTAGCTCACTACGGATTGACTATTTTTTGctaataataaaatttatttactgATAAAAAAATAGAAGTAATCTTATAGTTCAACTGGTGCATAAGAGGTGTGCAGAAGAACTCTCCTGAGGCACAAAAAGAGAACAACAAAACGGGAAAAGGTGGAAAGTTTCACACAATTTAACCAAAGAAGAGAACAGGTGAAGAGGCTCCAAGCATTTTGACTTAATTCGTTATGCAAGAAGACCGTTTCTGTTATCCTTTCCCCTTATTTGTCAACCAAGGTGATGTTTCGTGCTGTTAAAATGAATAACAAATCAGTATTTGGTTAGGAAAATTGCAACCGAAGAATAAGTCTATCAATTGCTCCCCCTTTTAAATGTTTATACAGTGTCTATGCCTGATATTTTGTATGTGGTACAGCTTTTTGTAGGAGTTGGGgttgaaataaaaaatttaagcCTGCTATCTCGTACCTTGAAGTTGTTGAGGAAATGGAAAATCAAACTTAAATTTAGGTGTCACGTCAAGGTGGATAATCTTTTAATTAGTCTGTTTTGGTTCTTTGCAGGCTCTTGCAAAGGATATTCGAGAATTTAGAAGCCCTACAGATGGTGAGACTAGAATGTTTTATGAAATAGTAGTCGCACCAAAGTATACAGAGAAGGGTCTTGAGGTTCTCCGTGGGAAGTCTAAGACTTTGAGAATCCTCGAGGCAAGTAAAAACAGCAAGGGAAAGCTTTCACTCAGACAAATTGGTGGTGGTTGGTTAGCTCAGGACTCGGATGACTTGACCCCTGAAGATATCCAATTTAATGTCATGTCTGACAAAACTCCACAAGAAAATGAGCTTAATGATGCACAGTTTGCCTGGTTATGTGTCAAGCATGTCAAGAGCAATGCCATAGTAATTGCAAAGGTACTTTCTGCATGCTGTATCTAATGGATGACATTTCTTTCATTGTTTTCTAAATATAATTGTTATATTGCAGAACAATTGTATGTTAGGAATGGGAAGTGGACAGCCGAATCGTCTAGAGAGTTTGCGGATAGCTATGAGGAAAGCTGGAGATGAAGTAAAAGGAGCCGCTTTGGCTAGTGATGCTTTCTTCCCATTTGGTAAATACCTCTATTTTGTTGGTTATACATGTAGCAGTAGAGCAAATCTAACATTTATAAGAAAGTGAGATGATAGGTTCAAACTTTGACTAGTTGAAAGTGCCAATTGTAAGAAAATATACCAGAATGAATTGTAACTGAAAATTTTGTGAAGAAAATGTTACCTTCTGATGCTATGGTGCCTTGGACAaacatttttataatatttttttctttttggtttctgATGGAAGTTCGCTTtctttaactattttttttttctgaattaaAACAGCATGGAATGACGCTGTTGAAGAGGCGTGTCAAAGTGGAGTGAGCGTTATTGCAGAGCCAGGAGGGAGCATAAGGGATAAGGATGCAGTGGATTGCTGTAACAAGTATGGAGTCTCGCTTGTCTTCACCAATGTTAGACACTTTAGGCATTAAGCGATTCATAGGGGGCATCATTGGACTCATGATATATTATCTTTACAAGTGTTTGTGATAGCTGAAAGGTTCATCTCTGGAAATGTTTGAAAGTTTTTAGGAATAATCTGTGATTTCAAAGGGAGGTATTCTTTACCATCTATGAGTGTGTATTATAGCAAAACTGTAGCTCTGTATCTTCTGTTTGGCGAGCAAATTTTGTCGAAATACTTAATGGGCTAAGTTATTCTATGAGAAGAGTACAGCAATTCAGAAGTGATTGAGGATGCAAGTGTAGCGAGTGGTTACTAGCTTTATTAAgtttatttgttttaaagatTGGGGTTGGATTCTATTGAGATTTTGCTTGGTCGAGACCTAGGCTACTGAAACATGAAATTCGAAAAATGCAGCGGATGAAGATTCCAAAATCCTGATTACTAGTAAGTTTTAGTTGGGTGTTGTTTGAAATTGGAACCTAGTGCTGATGAACTAGTTCATTGGTGTTTGGAGAAGACCAGAAAGTCGAAGCTTCATTGCTGAGTTTGTTCCAAGTTAGAATCTgagtttaatttaaaaataaaagtgtTTCAAAGTGTTGGCTGCTGTGAAAATTTGTTCAGTTTTGGAAACGCGAGATTAAACATTGTTTTGGAGATTGCAACTAGAAGACAACTTGGGCAGTTATTGAAGCTTCGACACTTCAATTTTGTTCACCCTATAACTAATCTGTGGTAAAACAAAATTGTCAATTTTTCTCATATAAGGAGGCAGCCAATATAAAATGTCAAATTTCCAAGAACTTTGAATGGAGATATACGAAAGTGTTTTTCATATACTCTATTATTCTAGAATAAAATGATTACAGAGCAGATATTTCTTTGTTCATCATAACGAATTGCCAAAACAATATTTATCCCAAAACTTTCTAAAAGGATACTTTGTCTTAGTCCATACTCCATAGTCTCCCGGGATTATACTCTCGGGTCGTTTGGTGCGAAAACTAAAAGTTTCTctcaggggtcgtttggtacgaaGACTAAATTATTCCGGGATTATAGTTATGGAATTATAATTCCTAAACTAATTTATCCCACGCGGGAGGTGAGATAAAATAATACAAGTTTGATGGGATAAGGTGGATATTCGGGATTAAGTTTGGGACTAAATTTATACACCAAACATAGTATAAATTTATTATCACactttatcccaccttatcccGCGACCCCTAAATGTCTTAGTCCATAGTTATTAATAGTACCATGACCATCCGAAaccttttcctattttttttttcacttttgccTGCATGAGATTTGAGGATTCTCTCGTTGCAGCATCTATTTGGAATTATATAAGATTCTTAACATCAAACTCACACCCTAGTGAAATTTAAATGAGATTAAAGCTTGCAGCCAAGATGAAAAGCTTGTTGCAGTTCTATAATTACTAAAATTGTAGAGACGAGGAGAAACAGCAACTTCTTGAATTACAGAAGAAATTTTGTGAAGAACTTTTTTCCTTATCCAATTGTACATGAGATGTTAACAAATTTCATCCTATTAAATGTGCAGAAAATTGAAACACAACCAAGTATACATGAACACAACTTTCCTTAATGTCACTTCTTTACAAATTATGCGTGCCATGATTTCTATTTTCTATCTAAAAAACGATAATAGGCATGTCTCCATGGTCTGATGAAAAGCAAAGGAGCACTTACACCCCAAAAAGTCACAATAAATCCTATTGCCATTGAAATATAGAACCACTCCACTTCATTATCATCTTCACTTCTGTCAACTTCTTCATTTCCAACCTCAGGATTTTCACCTTCATCACTGCATCTCTCCGAAAGCGGAAGCCCACAAAGTTTATTTCCAGAAAAACTTGAAGAGCTAAAAGTTTGAAGCTGAGTGCTCACTGGAATCCTCCCTGATAAGTTGTTGTGAGATACATTCAAGTGGCTCAAAGAAAACAAACTCGAAATACTTCGTGGTATTTCACCAGAAAGTTGATTATTTGAAAGATCAAGTGATTCCAACACCTTCATATTACCAATGTCCTTTGGAATACTACCAATCAAGTGATTGTTGGAGAAATTTAATGATCTCAATCCAACAAGACTTGTAAGATTCATAGGAATGTTTCCAGAAAGATTATTGTTAGAAAGATCCATACTTGTAAACAATGACAAAATGGTATCATACTGGTAAATATTACCCTTAGTTGCTACTCTTGCACTCTCTCTGAAAACTCCAACATAATAAGAATAGTCCATCTCCTCATCTGCATCTGTAATTACCTTCCTTCCATTGACCATTGCTGTGAAATTGTTAACACACATTGGTATTTCTCCAAATAACTTGTTGTTGGCAAGATCCAAGATTTGGAGATCACTGAGTTGGCAAAATTCTGGAGGTAATTCACCATCGAATTTGTTTGACCGAAGACTCAGGACTGTCAAATTTGAAAGCTTTGTACCCAACCAAGTTGGTAAATTTCCATCTAGCTCATTCTCATTCAAGTCTATTTTCCACAAATTTGTGCAGTTGTTTAAGGATGAAGGCAATGGACCGGAAAGTCTGTTTCTTTTCAAGTCCCAAGATTTCAATTTGCTTAAAGCCCCAATGGATCTTGGAATACCTCCACTTAGCTTATTTTCTCCCAAGTTGAGGACTTCCAACTCCGGCCAATTCATCCAACAATCAGGAATTTCTTCAGACAAATGATTTCCCCCTAAATGTAGAATCGTTAACATGTAAGATTCATTCCTTTTATCGCACAAGAAGTTTGTTAAACCTTTTGACAAAGAGTTATTCGAAAGGTCTAACTCAGTTACCATGGTTGGAATATGAGGGAGTGAACCACTAAAGTTGTTGGAATTCAAGTATATTAACCAAGGACCTCCACTTCCAATGGAATCAGAGGAAATTGAGAAAGTTGGAATTTCACCAATAAGTTGGTTATGAGAAATATTGAGGAAACGAATTTGAGACGATAAGTTCCAGAACCAAGTTGGAACTTCACCTACTATTCCAGCATTTGATATGTCCATATTCATTATTGATTGTTGAGATTGGATCCACAAAGGGAACTTAGGGCCTAAGCGCCAACCGCCTATTAAAATGTCACTAGCTTGGAAAGGCGGAATCCAATCAGAACTCACACTTAAAGTCAAATTACTCTTAGATGCTTGGAAAAACTTCAAATTTGTCAAGTTCGTGAAATGATCTTCTGTTAACACCCCTTCCAACTTATTATTTTCCATGAAACAGAATTGTAGATTTGAAAGTTGGCCAAAACTTTTCGGAAGATTTCCAACTAGTTTGTTGTCATTTAGTCTTAAAGTCCTCAAAGAAGAACAATTTCCTGAGCCTATTGGAGGGCAATCATTCATAGTATTGAAAATCTCAGATACTTCTCCTTCGAATCGATTTTCTGAGAGATCAAGATCTTCTAATTTCCCTAACTTTCCAATTACACTTGGTAATTTTCCAGATAGTAAATTTACAGACATATCAATACTAGTTAGAGATGTCAAATTTGAAATGAGATCTGAAACTGTTCCCTCAAGTTTGTTTTCCCTCAGGTTAAGTGTTTCAAGATTTTTGCATCCATATAGCCAATTTGGGATAGTGGAATTCAGGTTATTAATAGCAAGGTTAAGATAACTAAGTTTGCAAAAATGTCCAACTCCACTTGGTATTTGACCCTCTAAAAGACTATTACTCAGGTCAAGATATTCAAGATTATTTAGATCAAATAACCATTGAGGCAAAACAGAACTAAATAAATTGCTAGAAGCACTTAATGTTGTGAAAGAAGTCAGGTTAAAAGGACCCTTAGGAAATGAAGCAATGAAATTACTTCCAATGAATTCAAGAGAAACAAGATTACTAAAACTGAAAACCCACCCAGGAATAGGAGAACTAAAGTTATTCAAAGAAAGATCAAGATTTTCAAGAACAGAATTATTATGATCAAATAGAGAAGGAATTGAATGAAGACTACAATTCGAAAAACGAAGATTAACCAAAGAAGGAAGCATGTTAATCACCTCAGTCCAGTTTGTAGCTTCACTTAAATCCACACCTGACATGTCCAAACGATTAAGATTTTCAAGACTTGACAACCAATGGAAATTATCAATCTTTAGACCTTTAATTTCAGCATAATCCCAACCATTAATGGATAACTCAATAACAGAACCAGTTACATTGTGACATAAAATTCCTTCCCAATTACAGCAATCTTCGCCATCAATCCAAGTGGAGAGTACATTTGTTGGATCATTTGCTTCTTTCTTTAACATTAGCAAAGCACGTTTCTCATTTTCTTTGCAAATTCCAGCACAAGAACTAAATTTAAATGTAATTGTCAAAAAGAAAAACTGGACAAGTACTAGGTACAGCCCTCTCATTTTTGTGAAAGTTTAATAAAAGAATGTGCCAAAAAAAAAAGTGCTGTGATAGTTTAGgcaaagttatatatatatatatatatatatatatatatatatatatatatattcataaatTGTTGGTGACAGATTCGGGGTAGCTgctgaaattataatttaaaagtgAAAGCTAGTTGTTACTCAATGAATTGGATATTTTTTCTTGCCATTAAGTTTGACCTTTTACACGCTAAAGGCCGCTTTATGTTCAGATCTTTATAAGGGAGAAAGAGTTGACAAAATTTTATAGTACTAAGAGACACGAGCTAAAAGACGAAAAAAAGATGTACAGAAAAGGAAATATGTAATGAAAGAAATGATTAAAAAATGTAGGTAAAGTTAGAAGCCAAGACCTCAAAATTGACTACCAGAAATGGGCACACGCTAACTATTCAACTATAGGTTAGACGATACATCAATTTCTTTGTTTTATAAAATGCAAGTGGATAAAACGAAGACTTTTTTTCAGGTCCAAATCGTGTTTGAAATATCAGTGTCATGCACATGTGAATATAAGGGGAAGTCAAATCAAAGGTTTCAAATCAATTACTTCgttcgtttcaatttatataacaTATTTCGTTTATCGATAGTTAAACTGTACGaagtttgaccaatattttaaaatatacgtATATATTTTTATCATATTGACATGAAAAAAATTGTAACTTATAATACTTTTCGTGTAGTTTttgaatatctaaattttaattttaaaataataagttGAACTAATCCAATTTAATTTCAAAGTTTAATCAAATTAACTCTCGATAAGCGAAATGTGTTATCTACGTTGAAACATAAGGAGTAATAGTCACTGAAAGAGAATCAAACTAAAAATCATGAAGAAGAAATGCCACCTTCCAAATGTATAATCCATTAGAATATTAGGGGTGCAACTCCCCTCTAGTGATAATCTCTTAAGTGCCCTCGTAATCTACTTTTAATGTGTGCCAAGTGGATAACAAATCGCAACCATAATTTTCATGGAATTCCAAGTTTAATGCTTTTAAGAGTCGTTTGGGTTTGATGCATAATGTATTATAATATCTGCATAAAGTTCTAACATTAATAATACATTGTTTCATTGTGCGTACAATACCAGCATAAGATATAGGtgaatttatatattattttatgcgagatagaatatgaaataaaaatac
Proteins encoded in this window:
- the LOC107797672 gene encoding receptor-like protein EIX2 is translated as MRGLYLVLVQFFFLTITFKFSSCAGICKENEKRALLMLKKEANDPTNVLSTWIDGEDCCNWEGILCHNVTGSVIELSINGWDYAEIKGLKIDNFHWLSSLENLNRLDMSGVDLSEATNWTEVINMLPSLVNLRFSNCSLHSIPSLFDHNNSVLENLDLSLNNFSSPIPGWVFSFSNLVSLEFIGSNFIASFPKGPFNLTSFTTLSASSNLFSSVLPQWLFDLNNLEYLDLSNSLLEGQIPSGVGHFCKLSYLNLAINNLNSTIPNWLYGCKNLETLNLRENKLEGTVSDLISNLTSLTSIDMSVNLLSGKLPSVIGKLGKLEDLDLSENRFEGEVSEIFNTMNDCPPIGSGNCSSLRTLRLNDNKLVGNLPKSFGQLSNLQFCFMENNKLEGVLTEDHFTNLTNLKFFQASKSNLTLSVSSDWIPPFQASDILIGGWRLGPKFPLWIQSQQSIMNMDISNAGIVGEVPTWFWNLSSQIRFLNISHNQLIGEIPTFSISSDSIGSGGPWLIYLNSNNFSGSLPHIPTMVTELDLSNNSLSKGLTNFLCDKRNESYMLTILHLGGNHLSEEIPDCWMNWPELEVLNLGENKLSGGIPRSIGALSKLKSWDLKRNRLSGPLPSSLNNCTNLWKIDLNENELDGNLPTWLGTKLSNLTVLSLRSNKFDGELPPEFCQLSDLQILDLANNKLFGEIPMCVNNFTAMVNGRKVITDADEEMDYSYYVGVFRESARVATKGNIYQYDTILSLFTSMDLSNNNLSGNIPMNLTSLVGLRSLNFSNNHLIGSIPKDIGNMKVLESLDLSNNQLSGEIPRSISSLFSLSHLNVSHNNLSGRIPVSTQLQTFSSSSFSGNKLCGLPLSERCSDEGENPEVGNEEVDRSEDDNEVEWFYISMAIGFIVTFWGVSAPLLFIRPWRHAYYRFLDRK